Proteins from one Panicum virgatum strain AP13 chromosome 7K, P.virgatum_v5, whole genome shotgun sequence genomic window:
- the LOC120643089 gene encoding SUMO-conjugating enzyme SCE1-like: MASGGGVARGHLAEERKSWRRSHPHGFVAKPETLPDGSVNLMVWNCIVPGKEGTDWEGGYFPLVLNFDENYPTSAPVCKFPAGFFHVNVYNTGAVCLSILGNGWKPSITVRQILIGIQDLLDNPNPASPAQNSCYELLVKNLPEYKNRVRQQAKRYPLHV; this comes from the exons ATggcttccggcggcggcgtcgcccgcGGCCACCTCGCCGAGGAGCGCAAGTCCTGGCGCAGGAGCCACCCCCAC GGCTTCGTGGCCAAGCCGGAGACGCTGCCGGATGGGTCCGTCAACCTAATGGTCTGGAACTGCATCGTCCCCGGCAAAGAAGGC ACTGATTGGGAGGGAGGATATTTCCCTCTGGTTCTTAATTTTGATGAAAATTACCCAACTAGCGCTCCTGTCTGCAAGTTTCCTGCTGGCTTTTTCCATGTCAATGTCTACAATACGGGTGCAGTGTGCCTGTCCATCCTTGGTAAC GGATGGAAGCCTTCCATCACCGTGCGCCAAATTCTCATAGGCATCCAAGACCTGCTTGATAATCCAAATCCAGCATCCCCTGCGCAGAATTCATGTTATGAGCTCCTTGTGAAG AATTTGCCAGAGTACAAGAATCGTGTTCGTCAGCAGGCCAAGCGGTATCCTTTGCATGTGTAG
- the LOC120641544 gene encoding uncharacterized protein LOC120641544 gives MLAFTRPTKMSPCCPCLTLPLLFPAAMTTSVSRREAFLLLLLLQLLAATVALAVPQQQELQLQDTVLLDDVVQEAAEEWYHGRHRRTGVAYPLALPGSLSGVEATVARFRSGSLRRYGVRRFGEFTVPPGLAVRGRAAHLIAVRVNLGNLSSVYDDYAVGAGYRLASPVVGLMFYGLVRRNGTAALEIDLTDAAIRVNFSVAVPALQPGAAALCMAVGLNSSITVTDVEEGTNICHASDQGHFALVVGGVSDGGGGGGEADIGEVSKWKLALFGAALGAGGTVLLGMVAVAVVSIQRRKSEVAEMERRAYEEEALRVSMVGHVRAPSAAGSRTTPDELETEYCATL, from the coding sequence ATGCTCGCTTTCACTCGCCCAACTAAAATGTCCCCATGCTGTCCCTGTCTTACGCTACCGCTCTTATTTCCAGCTGCCATGACGACAAGTGTTTCGCGCCGCGAAGCTtttctcctcctgctgctgctgcagctcctcgccgcgACCGTTGCGCTTGCCGTTccgcagcagcaggagctgcagctgcaggaTACCGTCCTGCTTGACGACGTCGTGCAGGAGGCCGCGGAGGAGTGGTACCACGGGAGGCACCGGAGGACGGGCGTCGCGTACCCGCTCGCCCTCCCGGGGAGCCTGTCGGGCGTCGAGGCCACCGTGGCGCGGTTCCGCTCCGGCAGCCTGCGGAGGTACGGCGTCCGCCGGTTCGGGGAGTTCACCGTGCCGCCAGGCCTCGCCgtgcgcggccgcgccgcgcactTGATCGCGGTGCGCGTCAACCTGGGGAACCTCTCGTCCGTCTACGACGACTACGCCGTGGGCGCCGGCTACCGCCTCGCGTCGCCGGTGGTCGGGCTCATGTTCTACGGCCTGGTGCGGCGcaacggcacggcggcgctggagaTCGACCTGACGGACGCCGCCATCCGCGTCAACTTCTCGGTGGCCGTGCCCGCGCTCCAGCCGGGGGCCGCGGCGCTCTGCATGGCCGTGGGGCTCAACAGCAGCATCACCGTGACGGACGTGGAGGAGGGGACCAACATCTGCCACGCATCGGACCAGGGCCACTTCGCGCTCGTCGTCGGGGGAgtgagcgacggcggcggcggcggcggggaggcggacaTCGGGGAGGTGAGCAAGTGGAAGCTGGCGCTGTTCGGCGCGGCGCTGGGCGCGGGCGGCACCGTGCTGCTGGGGATGGTCGCCGTGGCCGTGGTGAGCATCCAGCGGCGCAAGTCGGAGGTGGCGGAGATGGAGCGGCGCGCCTACGAGGAGGAGGCGCTGCGCGTGTCCATGGTCGGCCACGTGCGCGCGCCGTCGGCGGCCGGGTCCCGCACCACGCCGGACGAGCTGGAGACCGAGTACTGCGCCACATTGTGA